TCTAACATTAATGATTACAGAGCTGAAGCTACAAGATCCTACAAAACCTATGGATTCTCAAAAAATGCTTTCAACTCAAATGCAAATGTCAACAATAGAAACAAACATACAATTAGCAAATTCTATGAAAGCTTTAGAAGGATCTATTGCTAGTATGTCTCTTTCTAATGCAGTAGACTTTATGGGAAAAAAAATCGATGCAGTTGTTGATATGCCAGTAAAAGATAGTAGTGGAAATAATTTAAAAGATGAAGAAGGTAATACAATTACAGAAAAAGTTAAAGCTTCATTTTTAATAAACACAGTCCAAATGCAAGATGGTGTTGCTCTTCTTGAAAGTAGTGAGTTATTAGGTTTTAAAGATAGGCTTCTTGCTACTGAAACAGGCGGTAATTTAAACTATGATTATGAAACAGGTCAGATTAAAGATGCAGATGGAAAAGATACTGATTATTATGTAAAACTTGATGAAAGTGGTAGATTTGATTTAGATTCAAGTGGAAAAGTTGTGATTGTAGATAAAGATGGAAAAACTGTGACACCTAAATATTCTCCAGAAGATTCTGAAGACACTTTCCCAAAATTTGCATATTATAGAACAGATGAGATTTATTCTCCAAATTCAACATTTGTAAAATATGAAGATATTGTAAAAATTTACTAAAAAATAGGATGATATTATGATTAGTGGACTTTGGAATGGAATTACCGGTTTAAATACGTTTGAAAGAGCTTTAACAACTCAATCAAATAATGTTACAAATTCAAATACTATTGGACATAAATCAGATGAAATTTCTTTCCAAGATTTGATGTATCAATCAGGTTATG
This genomic interval from Arcobacter sp. LA11 contains the following:
- a CDS encoding flagellar hook assembly protein FlgD; protein product: MAVENVTVNSSTGIDGSSYTSSISNDQLTNEDFLTLMITELKLQDPTKPMDSQKMLSTQMQMSTIETNIQLANSMKALEGSIASMSLSNAVDFMGKKIDAVVDMPVKDSSGNNLKDEEGNTITEKVKASFLINTVQMQDGVALLESSELLGFKDRLLATETGGNLNYDYETGQIKDADGKDTDYYVKLDESGRFDLDSSGKVVIVDKDGKTVTPKYSPEDSEDTFPKFAYYRTDEIYSPNSTFVKYEDIVKIY